One stretch of Saccharopolyspora erythraea DNA includes these proteins:
- a CDS encoding DUF397 domain-containing protein: MNREKPESLSWRKSSWSTEENCVEVAFASDRVALRDSKDPHGPVLTVQAAVFARFVRGLR; encoded by the coding sequence ATGAACCGCGAGAAGCCGGAGTCTCTGAGCTGGCGCAAGAGTTCCTGGAGCACGGAGGAGAACTGCGTCGAGGTGGCGTTCGCCTCGGACCGGGTGGCGCTGCGCGATTCCAAGGACCCGCACGGTCCGGTGCTGACGGTGCAGGCAGCGGTGTTCGCCCGCTTCGTCCGCGGCCTTCGCTGA